One Myxocyprinus asiaticus isolate MX2 ecotype Aquarium Trade chromosome 20, UBuf_Myxa_2, whole genome shotgun sequence genomic region harbors:
- the qpct gene encoding glutaminyl-peptide cyclotransferase encodes MAAFKRCLKTRLLSLIGILATLRRCDSVPWQEEKLKHEATTLSSSELSSVLARTDLDRMWQKDLKPMLVVRYPGSTGSQDVQQHIKSTLGSLKAGWEVTEDTFFSETPYGQFPFTNIIATLKPAAKRQLVVACHFDSKYYPPQWDGREFLGATDSAVPCSMILELARAQDDELNTLKDSGSDLSLQLLFFDGEEALYQWTSEDSLYGSRHLAHRMATTAHPPGATNTSQLDSIDLFVLLDLIGGPNPRFGNQLSSTTRWLSRLQNIERRLHALGYLENHPNEVQYFWPGLHVGLILDDHIPFFNRGVRILHLISTPFPAVWHTFDDNEENLDRTSISNLNKILQVFVLEYLNKKIQNPAPENT; translated from the exons CTGAAACATGAAGCAACCACACTGAGCTCTAGTGAACTGAGTAGTGTTTTAGCTCGTACTGATCTGGACCGGATGTGGCAGAAAGACCTGAAGCCCATGCTTGTCGTGCGGTACCCAGGCTCCACTGGAAGCCAAGATGTTCAGCAg cATATCAAATCGACCCTCGGCTCGCTGAAAGCAGGGTGGGAAGTGACGGAAGATACCTTCTTTTCTGAAACTCCTTACGGCCAATTTCCCTTCACCAACATCATTGCCACTCTCAAACCTGCTGCAAAGCGTCAGTTAGTGGTGGCCTGCCACTTTGACTCCAAATACTACCCTCCGCAGTGGGATGGCCGCGAGTTTCTCGGTGCTACAGATTCTGCTGTGCCCTGCTCAATGATTCTGGAACTGGCAAGAGCCCAAGATGATGAGCTGAATACTCTAAAG GACTCTGGCTCAGATCTGTCTCTGCAGCTGTTGTTCTTCGATGGAGAGGAGGCGCTCTACCAGTGGACCTCTGAAGACTCGCTGTACGGCTCCCGGCATCTCGCccacaggatggcaacaacagcaCACCCGCCTGGAGCCACCAACACCAGCCAGCTCGACAGCATT GATCTGTTTGTTCTGTTGGACTTGATTGGAGGTCCTAATCCTCGCTTCGGTAATCAGCTCTCCAGTACGACCCGATGGCTTTCCAGACTACAGAATATCG AGCGTCGGCTGCATGCACTCGGCTATCTAGAGAATCACCCTAATGAGGTTCAGTATTTCTGGCCCGGCCTGCATGTGGGTCTAATTCTGGACGACCACATACCATTCTTCAACCGAG GGGTTCGGATCCTCCATCTGATTTCCACTCCTTTTCCTGCAGTGTGGCACACCTTTGATGACAATGAGGAGAACCTGGATCGTACCTCTATCAGCAATCTCAACAAGATCCTGCAGGTCTTTGTTCTTGAGTACCTCAACAAGAAAATCCAGAACCCTGCCCCTGAAAACACCTAA